In Gossypium hirsutum isolate 1008001.06 chromosome A10, Gossypium_hirsutum_v2.1, whole genome shotgun sequence, the DNA window TGATTGAGTAACCTGAGTAGGTGTTTAGGTTGTCATCTGTCTTTGCGTAAAAAAAAAGAGTGTCGTTCTAACCTATTCGCATACTCTATTGATCGTAATGATTATAAATGGAGCTAGTACCATCTAGAGTAGTGATTAACTTGCGTAACCAGAGTGGAgtgtttgggttgtcatctctTATCACATCAAAAGATCTGGTGACACTCAAGACAAGCCGATAAGATGCTTAAGttgaataaaagaagaagaaataaaaatagatataaaatattatttatggttgtgaattttgtttgattttggtgTCTTCACAGGTTTGGTACAAAGTCGATTCCATGAAACTTAATTGGGATTTAATGCAATAATTAGTAAGGTTGTTAGTGAGATAAGTCTTAAGATTATCTCTAAGGGTTATTCGTCTCATAAGGATTAATTTCAAGTTGTTCTTGTTGCTAATTTACAGTTAAGAAAAAATTTGTGATTTGAAGCATTTCTACACTTTAACTAGTTTAtcattaagtaaaaaaatatctACAAACCATGATGAATTTTATCATCGAAACTGACATCACATCTGAGGCTAGACTTCTCTTATATTATTTTactctaaaatattttaaaacattgcTTTTTTACGTTAtgtgtttttagtattttatatttattttattattttttacaataattaaaatttatgcaaCTCTTAGATAAGACTCTGCCTATGACaactctaagcataaaatattttaattatattttatctaaTCTCGTGTGATCCTACTTCTCTATTTacaaaatttaatctatttttcagAGAGTAAATATTTAAATTGGTAAATTccatataattcaaatttttaatacCGTAATCAGGGACTCATTTGAAATGCAAATATTTTTTACGCAGTAATCGGGAACCTTACTTCCTGTGTGGGTTCCTCCGATTCGAGCCTCCCGTTGAGCTGGTCAAAgattttaacatgtatatatatttatgacaGCAACCTTAATTAGGCTTGATCTCATGCATGTctgcaaatataatatatatatatatatatacacatatattaacaACATTGTACTCATGTTactaattaaatcaattaaagatGCCTAGTGATAAAGATATCATCCATCATAGACGTGGGagaattttatatatatagttgcCAGCCAAACAGATACTCCAAGATCCAAGATTCTCCAATTAATCCGACTTAGTGCCTCCCATTTTCTAGTTCTAAAAAGGCTTCAAAGTTCATACATTCCAGCTATAAAAACCCTTTGCTCCCTTCGCCACCTTCATCGGCAGTTTCAGCTTAATTTCTCACCAACAAAAAACTCATTTTATCAATCACTTCAAATCATTTTCTTTTGGGAAATGGCTTCTAATGTTAAAGCATCAACTGCTCTTGTTCTTTCTCTTAAcctttttttctttgcttttgtaAGCTCTCACAATGTCGAAAACCCCGTTTATATTCATCCCGGAGATGTGTACCATAATGGCAGAATCACTCATGGTCATCCCGGTACATGCAATCCCCTAAATCTCGGTGTATGCGTTGGCCTGTTGGGTTTGGTGGACGTTAATCTCGGAAACGTACCTACAGAACCATGTTGCAGCGTGATTGAAGGATTAGTCGATCTTGAAGCTGCAGTTTGCCTTTGCACTGCTGTCAGAGCCAATGTGTTGGACATTCCCATCGACCTTCCTATTTCATTGAGCCTCTTACTCAATAAATGTGGAAGAGAAGTAGCTACGGAATACATTTGCAGCCCTTAAATAGCCTTCTTCCCCACATTGTTTGATTTAATTGTGTCTTGAAGTTTCCGTTTTTTATTTGTTCCATTTTTTATGTTTCCTTTCTGATTAACTCTTTGTATTGTTGCTCATGAGTTGAGGAAGGCTTTTCAACCTTCcctttcatttttattctaaataaaatgaaaattttatttcaacaaaaaattctattttatcatAATGAGTTTGAATGGGTATTTTAAGGGGAAaactcttaattaatattttcaacattatttttaatgttatattattgCCAAGtggattttttatttcaaaatgtcaaacgagtgaatttaatagaagaattttccGTGACTGTTGGACTTGAATTTCTAAATCCATAAAATACGGAGACTAGATTCCTCAAAATAAGCGTACAGATACTTGAGCATATTTTAActttccaatttttattttaaaatttggtacaaacaattaatcaatccaaCGCGAAGCATGAAAACCGTACTAGTTTGTGTAAAAATATTGATTGcgtatttttatatttcagtttTTCCCTAAATACTCATATATACAAATTTTACTTGAAACTCTATTCTAATGTGCAAtgttatacataaactttgattttgtgtaatttgatttgattcaatttttataaatcacTAACACCATTAGCAATGTAACACCATTTTATATGTACATGTTGCATacacaaatatttatatttatgtgatgtaaaataaaataaatcgatgtatttatttctttaaatatatatagttgaattaaaatcaaagtttcaaGAATACATTTGAACCACGGTTAAATTTTCATGTgcataattgcaccaaattaaagtcgATGTATCAAAGTGCACTTTGAATCAAATTTCATGTACAATTTTGAGTTTTAATCCTTTATTTAGAGATCAGCcacattaaatatgtatactTATTTCAAGTGTTTTACTGAGTTGGTGTGTAATGTGGGTTCCTATTTGAGCTGAGGGaaagaaaacattaaaaaatggtAAATACACTTGTAGTCACACAGGTAAgtttctccttttttttcctttttcacctaACTATTAAAACTTGTTAGTATCTCAAGGCTGCaacttttttgttttaaaaaataagtctaaGTCCTAGGGAGATTTGTTAGATTGTTAGTAGGAGTAGCAATTTGAATTTTTGTTGAGGTTGGTACTTGAGACTTGTATATAAGGGCTgcattaataatgaattaaatgaTCCCTTCATTTTATCTTTTGTTCTATACTTCAATTAAGCCTTTGCTAAACCAACAGTGATATTTAGAGCCATTTTTCTTGAGGGACTTGTGAGAAAAATTTTGTGAGAGTTCTTAGAGAAAATTTGAGAGGTATACTTGTGAGGTTTTTGAGGAAAATGGAATCAGGATCGAGTAACCTGTCCATCTTAGCCCCACTTGTGTTTGATGGAGAGAATTATCAAGCATGGGCCATGAGAATGCAagtgatggtcactaaactaactaaaaattcgacttaaggcaagcgcacctatcgaacaatagtatagctatggtgagaccggaaatatcgtatccatgaggactaaaagtactagtaattactatctttttattatctggcCTAAAAATTTAGGAAATTTTTTATCTAATACTAATTATCTAACTAACTAAAGTAGCGACAGAGATcaaagttgaaaaatacttttgaaaaaccGATTGAGAAgataatacccaagaaagaatccacctagactttacttattacctttgaattagatgatttattcacttgacttattctgtagaaatccctgtttatgttaatatccctttcgagactaaaaacaactgactttaggttgattaatcgaaatctctttctaattaaaacccctattgtcgcattaactcgatctatggattcccttattagatttgactctaatccggcagattatgtcgtcctatctccaggattgcatgtaacttcgcttaattatgaatgatctactcttaaacagggacttttgctccactgaataagcacatcaaaaacttgaattaatatcctagaatattaaagcaagaattaaaactcacaattaagagtaagaacaagtatttatcatataaatcaaagagtaataagatttgtcttaggtttcatctctcttaggtatttagggagtttagttcataataataatagaaaacatctcaaagtatagaaaacaacaaaacataaagaaacccaaagaacttctaggaaattggaaggaaatcttcagtcttgatgtagatcctatctccgaggtgattccgatggctgtccttgagtattttctaCCTTCAATTCTTCCTTTCCCCccttaatcctcttctagggccTTTATATAGGTTTTAGAAttcttcaaaaccctcaaaaatgaccttttccgagtagaactagacttgggctcgatagggacacggccgtgtgccacgccaGTATGCAAGTGCTCAAGCCGTGTGTAATTCTAAATTGGTTTCTAGTCGACATGGGCATGACATAaggcgtgtggtctgcccgtgtgtctcacacggatGTCTGGTTTACCCGTGTGAAAATGCCTAGGCCTTGTGAAACACTGATTTATTCCCATTTGGtctgtttttggctcgtttcttgcTATTTTCTCTTTCCTATGCTcactgagtataaaacatgaatttaagggattaggagcatcaaattcaatgaaatcaataaaaaaatcatccataaatatgccaatgatggggtaaaaatatgtataaattacagtttatcaaatatccccacacttaagcatttgcttgtcctcaagcaaaatcctgaactcacaattaaaattaattcttctcaacttataattctcatctataatgttttaaaataatccACAAGCagtcatacattgaaaatttaactaaaagaacattaaagtttcaaatagtcaaagttgagcattttaatcataaaatcataggtatccccttttatctaagtaattacctttaattccaaattgacaagggttctcactaaagattcactcaaatcactcaatgtgtttaaggttcaacgattaagcactcattagtcaaacatgaaaagttattactatAGGCTTGCATGACAATCAAATCCctaccactataaatgagatgatacaaaaatcaaaaggtctttaaagggttgtaacggggcgttgggttaaaggtgtggataaatgCTAAAAAAGACGGTTAGAATCTAgatttaaattgataaattacctaactagaaaaataactatcATCATATGAATAAACAtgagcttcttcttagaatatgaaattaaatacttaggctcaaaaacaaagaattaatactaatatgtatatatgtatttttttaagaataagaacaagtatagaaagtacataataagaaataatttaggGACTGAAATGAACGAACATAGCTAGGTAATTTAGAAGGGAGTGAATAAAAAGTTAGCAATTCTTAACGAATAAAAAAGGGttaagttatgggttaatataaaggggaaaaatcaataaataacagttaaggctcaaaggggttcactaggggtcagTTGtatgggtaggctttttatggggtaaatgggttaaacctaagtgcctttatcattttcgGATATCAAATCAAacgtgtggtctcgacatgcataatcgtagtaagttctagaataacaaatcaatgttgacacactcataaccaataaaaccagtgagcaagaaagatatatgctctaaaaggctcaaagtCTCatgaaaattatgggtatttgatgttaATCCTGTAAATTCGAAACTTCAAAAtcatacctcaattcagggaaacaacctagaaattttaattctcaaaagtcaacttatcatgcttgatcctctaatgtcttaaagtttaaacaatcaatgcacaattacctatgatttaatttaaaacacatcaataaagatcataaatcaatcagaatttactctaataatgatatgagaaaattatttgagaacaagataaaaattcagggattttctgatagtcacataaataacctccccacacttaagatgtacattgtcctcaatgtacaaaggtagTTAATAACAATATACGCATAATAttagaagagagggagagaagcgaaACTGCCCTAAAATTTTGGATAGAATCTTTGGAAGAGCGCAAGAAAGAATTGTAGAGAAAACGGAATAAAAGGCATGATTCTGAggtactaataagaaaataaacaccacTATGGAAGAGAGTTAAGGGATCACTCGATAAAGATAAATATAGCTGAAAATGTAAAACATAAgttcttcaaaaataaataaaagacaaaataaaacaaataaataaaaaaataaaaataagaataatagtaaaataaacgGACTCAAAAGTCCTCATCATCAGATGCTCGTGGGTCGATGAAGCCGAAGGAGAGATGTGGAGGTGGTGGCAAATGTGTCGAAGGGTGGCATCGATGTTGTCGAATAGCTCAAAGCACTGCTGCTCAAAATGAGTGAATCACTTCGATAAATCTGTCAAAGTGGTAGTAGGAAGTCAGTGATACGGTGGTGGTGGTGGGGGTGGGTCCTCGTGAGGGGGAGGGACATCATCAATAACGTCCTCTGGCTCATCTTGGTCATCAGAGTAGACGAGTCTGTACTAAGGGGGGTCAATTCCACGGCGtcgctctatcatcctcatgtggatcTTGCTAGAAATTCCTTGAGGAGACATCTGGTCGACTAGTGTGAGTGTCGATGACATCTCTAGAGTGTCGAAGAGGCCAAAATGTCGACTGAGGCGAGTCACGTAAGGGCTAAGGCAAATGGGACCCCTCCTATGACGATCCGTCTGGTGGCGAAAGATGAGGGTAATGAAATATGCTAAGTCAAATACATGGCCAGTCGTCATGCTCCATAGGAAGTACGCGTCGGTGGTGCTAACTACTctggtgctctctctcctcccaGTCAAAGTGTGAGTCAAGATGACATGAATGTAGCGTAGTGCTGGAGGGAGAGAAGTCGCCTTTGAGCGACTTGCGTCATAGGGAACCGTACTTGCTGTAAGGTTGGTCCAACAGCAAGAGGGTGAATAGTGTATATGACGATGAAGCTATAAAAATTCTCGAAAGCCATGAACTCCTTCGTGTAAAGGCTCAAAGCAGCTCCAACCTCTGGTACACTCATGTGCCTTACAAGTCCACCAAGTCTAAAAATGATAGTACCAGCTTTGTCATGTGTATTCATCACATGCTAGAGATGGAAAGTAGTGTAGAACTCTAATGTCAGCTCTGAATAGGTAGGCTCAATAATTGAAAAGAACCGTTCCCACGGGGCTATATCGAGATGGAATCGAACGAGGTAAGCAAGTTGGACCTGCTCCAAAGCGGCCCAATCAATACATCGTCCCACTCCTAATGGTTgtacttgaagaagatgaaataGATCGTCCTGTGGGCCTGACGCGAACAGAAGTAGAGGGTGACGAGCTTTAGTCGAGGTGCTCGAGGAGGTTGCACTAGGATCTTTCCACTTTTTCGAAGCGAGGACTGCGGTCTTTTTACTTGGTGTGTTTGTCATTGTGTTCCTAAAAATAACAGAAGTCAGATCGTAGCAAATATTTGATCAAAagacaaaggaaaaataaagagcATTAATAGAAATATATCCTAACACTAATTAAAGCAAACACTAGAATAATAGGGAAATAGAAATAGCattaaagaaggaaaagaaaatcaTGAAAAACATCTTACTAAACAAACAGATGCAATTATAAGAGAATAGaaatactaaataaaaataagaaagtaggctaaaaaaataaagaataaaaatgaaagagtcagacaaacaaaaaataataattagaataATAAGAACAAATATGATGATAACTACTAATGAAGACtactactaaaaataaataaagaaagaaaaatttcctAAGATTAAAATGGActaacaaataacaaataactatAGATTAAAATGGGctaacaaataacaaataactaaggaaataaagaaataaattctaGGTAAGGGTAAAAGAGGGAACCACGGTGGTGCTCGGTGGTGCTGCAGACGGTGGTCGGTGTTGGTGTGACTAAGGAGGCCACGCCTGTGTGAGGGCTGGTTCATGATGATGGTGGTGATCGGGGGAGGCCATAGACGTGGGGAGTGAGGCCGTGTGGTACGCTATGGGGGTGGGGTTGTGGGTGTAACGGGGAgtttaaaaggaaaagaaaatataaggAATAGATGggggaaagaagaaaagaaaagaaaagaagaagagggaGCTAGGGGTGGCCAAACGGTGAGGGAGGGATGCTGTGGGGGCTAGGGTTTGGGGAAGGAAATtttgagaagaagaaaaagaaagagatagGGTTGGGGGTTTAAAAATGGGGCATGGTCGTGTGAGGCCCATGTTGGGCCATATGACCGTGTCAGACGCTAGTGTGGCTCGCGTCCAGCCCGTGTTTATTACTAGCTTTTATTTCCCAATCATCACACGACCTGAGAACACGCTCGTGTGTCCAGGCTGCGTGGTGCACACGGTCACGTCGCAGGGCCATGTTCTAGGTTCTTAGCTTCTTCTACGCCCGTGTGGTacaccacacgcccgtgtgtccaagcaCACGGAGTCGAGACTCATCTTTTTCACTATCAAATCTATTATCCACATAAAGTTTAAgtcgagtaatatttaccttaaaagtgccaaattgagaatgatttacctggactgtaccgtatgggaaaacATTTAGTACCGTGAAGGGAGTCTCTCCGTTTGTATTAAGCTCTGAAGTAGCGATTCGGGGGTCcttttcatctaacaatactCTATCCCCAACCTTAAATTGCATTGTTTCATCCCTATAGTTATCGAGGTGTCGCTTTGATTCATCGTGtgcttttggtttctccttgacatgtgtttACCATTCGTTTAGTTCATCGATCtgaagccttcgttcttcatgagtcACTCTATTTTTGTTGCATAGATTAGAATGAGGCTCCATCATGTTTTTCCTAGGGGAGTCCTACAAAGGAGTTTGAGTTGCAATATTATTCAAGTTAATAGAACTTAAACAATCGTCTCGACTACTAGATATTTTTGCAGAATCACGAGCTTGAAGCTTAATCGtgtcatcacctacacgaagtatcAATTCAACTGTGCCAACGTTAATGaaagttctagcagttgctaaaaacggccttcctaaaattaaaggtacgtcaCTATCCTAATCCATGTCTAAGACAACAaagtcaactgggaatataaatttatcaattttaaccaGCAAGTCTTTAATAATACctctaggaaatctaattgttttatctgctaattgcatgctcatcctagtttgtttgggtttcccaagaccaagttgtttaaacattttatagggcatgacattaatacttgccCTTAAATCTGCTAAAGCATTGTTAacgtttaaactaccaattaagcaaggaatcgtaaaactccctggatccttcAACTTGTTGGGTAGCGTATTCtatagaatggctgagcaaactgcattcaactccacgTGTGACGCATCATCCAACTTttgtttatttgctaaaagctcctttaaaaatttgattgtgtttagcatctgcgaaagagcttcaataaacggtaacttaatatgtaatttctttaataatttaaggaatttaccaaactGTTCAtccgtgtggtctttccttgtcgcactaGGGTATGacacacaaggtttatattctCTACTTACCAATTTTTGCTCACTATGGTCTAACTCATTCTTACTTTTACTTGCCACAAattcttgcctcggttctagttcaggttcaactaacccttcttcatctcaaaCAATAATTGCATTAAGCTGTTTCCTTGGGTTAGTTTTAGTATTActcggcaagctaccttgtggtcgttcggaaatCATCTTTGCCAACTGGCCTATTTCattctcgagcccttgaattgatgcttgctgatttttaagtgcagtgtcagtattctgaaaatgagtcaCCGCTACTGAGGTAAATTTTGtcatcatctcctcaaggttcggctttttctctggctggtaaggttgttgttggaagcttggAGGGGGTgatggtctttgatttccttggcctccccatgagaaatttgggtggttcctccaacctgcattgtaagtgttactataaggattattttgagatcaaggattattacccatatagtttaattgctcgttctccatgttgggGCCATAGGGTGGATATTCTGAATTGTTtaatccacctccacttgcatcgcactgcattactgtatgtacctgcgtagaaccaagtaaaccatcaatttttctattcaaaagttctacttgATTGGAAAGCATAGCAACTGAATTGATGTTAAAAACGCTGGCTGCTTTTGtcagctttgtcctcatgacttgccactgataattattcagtgacatctcttctatgaactcataagccacttcaggtgttttgttattgatagttccaccggCAGCTGTGTCGATCATTTGTCTAGTCGAGGGATTTAACCCGTTATGgaaagtttgaacttgtagccaaaggggtaatccatggtgagggcaccttctcaatagatctttgtatctctcccatgcatcatacagtgtttctaaatccatctgcacaaagaAAGAGATATCATttcgtaatttagccgttttagctggcggaaaatatttaagtacaaatttttcagtcatttgttccaagtagtgattgatcctcgtagtaacgagttcaaccactgtttagctttgttccttaatgagaatggaaacaaccgaaggcgaatggcatcttcagaaatgccattgatcttaaaattgtcacagaattccagaaaatttactatgagtatttggatcctcgtcctgcaaaccatcaaattgaacaaactgttgtatcatttgaatcgtattaggtttcagttcaaaataatttgcagcaacagcaggcctaactatactcgattcagttcctgttaatgtaggtttagcataatcatacatagtacgaggagcaggattctgatctATTGGGGTTGCTACAGCCACAGGAGGTaacaaattattttgattttcagccatctcctcggtcgTGGTTTTAATATCGTCCTCTTGCCTTTCCTCTATGTATcataggcttcgccttatttctcttcggtttctaccAGCTGTACTtttgatctcactatcaaaaagtagaggtcctgacaggtttcttctagtcataaactataaaaacctgcaagaagtaaacaaaagaaaattttagtaatttaagcaaaattaaaaataaaattaaattgcaataaaaaaggggctaaagtaataaaaattaagcgttcataatatcttagtccccagcaacggcgccaaaaacttgatggtcgctaaactaactaaaaatttgactaaaggcaagcgcacctatcgaacaatagtatagttaatgtgagaccggaaatatcatatccacgaggactaaaaatactagtaattactatctttttattatctagcctaaaaatttagGGAATGTTTTATCTAAGACTAATTATCTAACTAACTAAAGTAGCGATAGAGATcaaagttgaaaaatacttttgaaaaaccGATTGAGAAGACAATACAcaagaaagaattcacctagacttcacttatcacctttgaattagacgatttattcacttgacttattccgtagaaatctctgatttatgttaatatccctttcgagactaaaaacaactgactctaggttgattaatcgaaatctctttttagattcccttattagatttaactctaattcggtagatttatgtcgtcctatctctaggattgcatgcaactccgcttaattatgaatggtctactcttaaacagggacttttgttccactgaataagcacataaaaaacctgaattaatatcctgtaatattaaagtaagaattaaaactcacaattaggaataagaacaagtatttatcatataaatcaaagagtaataagatttgtcttaggtttcatctcccttaggtatttagggagtttagttcataataataatggaaaacatctcaaagtatagaaaacaataaaacataactaggaaattggatggaaatcttcagtcttgatgtagatcttgTCTCTGAGGTGATTCCGATGgctgtccttgagtattttctgccttcaaTGCTTCTCTCCCccttaatcctcttctagggtgtttatataggctttagaattcttcaaaaccctcaaaatggCCTTTTttgagtagaactagacttgggctcgatagggacactgCCGTGTGCCAGGCCTGTGTGCAAGTGCTCAAGCCGTGTGTAATTCTGAATTGGTTTCTAGTTGatacggccatgacacacgggcgtgtggtctacccgtgtgtctcacacaggcgtgtggtttacctgtgtggaagtgcctaggccgtgtgaaacactgatttaTGCCCATTTggtccatttttggcccgtttcttgctcttttcactttcctatgctcacttgagtataaaacatgaatttaagggattaggagcatcaaattcaatgaaatcaataaaaaaatgatccataaatatgccaagcatggggtaaaaatatgtataaattacggtttatcagtaaGCATACATGGAGTGTTGTGATTATTGGGAAGCTGTCGAGGAAGACTATGAAGTGACTCCACTTCCCAACAATCCAACTATGGACCAAATTAAAATGCACAAGGAGAGAACCACCAGGATGGCTAAGGCAAAGTCTTGTCTTTATGCTTCGGTTTCACCAGCCATATTTAATGAAATAATGGCTTTTGGATCAATAAAGGAGATATGGGACTACCTCAAAGCTGAGTATCAAGGAGATGAGAGGATCAAGAGCATGA includes these proteins:
- the LOC107916024 gene encoding putative lipid-binding protein AIR1, which produces MASNVKASTALVLSLNLFFFAFVSSHNVENPVYIHPGDVYHNGRITHGHPGTCNPLNLGVCVGLLGLVDVNLGNVPTEPCCSVIEGLVDLEAAVCLCTAVRANVLDIPIDLPISLSLLLNKCGREVATEYICSP